The following are from one region of the Anaeropeptidivorans aminofermentans genome:
- a CDS encoding recombinase family protein, with protein MKQANEKYTILYARLSQDDGSQGDSNSIQNQRMMLEKYAKDNGFENVKFLYDDGASGTNFNRPAFQEAMELIENGEVATFIVKDMSRLGREYLEVGRLTEIVFPSYGVRFIAMNDGVDSLYGDNEFTPFKNIINEWYAKDCSKKGKAAAKIKAESGARVGSRPPFGYQKDPADPKRKIIPDEETAPIVKYIFSLCMNGKGPTQVAVQLREEQIPIPAYYYHKKNGVKIVGFDPVQPYYWSSTTVGKILEDEVYLGHTINLKYTTLSYKNKKRVKRPVSERIRIENTHEPLIDQSTWNIVQDIRRHKRRPAKMAEQNMFSGLIYCKDCGKAMVLSRAHTMDAVKNNFQCATYRKRGKETCSGHYIRESQLTAILLDDLCRVTHFARQNELLFAKHITQKNGTEIRREIARVERELESLKRRDTELSALFKRLYEDNVLGKIPNEVFRKLSDDYFAEQKEIQTAIPKNEGELEKLKGSVANVSAFIEKAKQYTEINELTAEILNLFIERVEVGEREGKWSHTAPQEINIYYRDIGLMDSVTEQKTEQEAQGDSPEVA; from the coding sequence CAGGGAGACTCCAACAGCATCCAGAACCAGAGGATGATGCTGGAGAAGTACGCAAAGGACAATGGATTTGAGAATGTGAAATTCCTGTATGACGACGGTGCGTCCGGCACAAATTTCAACCGGCCTGCCTTTCAAGAGGCAATGGAGCTCATCGAAAACGGAGAGGTTGCAACCTTTATCGTCAAGGATATGAGCCGGTTGGGTAGGGAGTATTTAGAGGTCGGCAGGCTGACAGAAATCGTGTTCCCAAGCTACGGCGTGCGGTTTATCGCCATGAATGACGGCGTGGACAGCCTCTACGGTGATAATGAATTCACCCCGTTCAAAAATATCATCAACGAATGGTACGCGAAAGACTGCAGCAAAAAGGGAAAAGCCGCCGCTAAAATCAAAGCGGAAAGCGGAGCGAGGGTTGGCTCAAGACCGCCCTTCGGGTATCAGAAAGACCCTGCCGACCCCAAGCGCAAAATCATTCCCGATGAAGAAACCGCGCCCATTGTCAAGTACATTTTCTCTCTATGCATGAATGGAAAGGGCCCTACTCAGGTTGCGGTGCAGCTTCGAGAGGAGCAGATTCCCATCCCCGCCTATTACTATCACAAGAAAAACGGAGTCAAGATTGTCGGCTTCGATCCTGTCCAACCGTACTACTGGTCATCCACAACCGTAGGAAAGATATTGGAGGATGAGGTTTACCTCGGACACACCATCAACCTCAAATATACCACCTTGTCCTACAAAAACAAGAAACGTGTCAAGCGCCCTGTGTCGGAAAGAATTCGGATTGAGAACACTCACGAGCCGCTGATAGACCAGAGCACTTGGAATATCGTGCAGGACATCCGCAGGCACAAGCGCCGTCCGGCCAAGATGGCGGAGCAGAATATGTTCTCCGGACTGATTTACTGCAAGGACTGCGGAAAGGCGATGGTGCTCAGTCGGGCTCATACTATGGACGCAGTCAAAAACAACTTCCAATGCGCCACCTACAGGAAAAGAGGCAAGGAAACCTGTTCCGGGCATTACATCCGGGAATCCCAGCTCACCGCCATCCTTCTGGACGATCTCTGCAGGGTGACCCACTTCGCGAGGCAGAACGAACTGCTCTTCGCGAAACACATAACCCAAAAGAACGGCACTGAAATCCGACGTGAGATTGCCCGTGTCGAGCGTGAACTGGAATCGCTCAAACGGAGGGACACGGAGCTGAGCGCATTATTCAAAAGGCTGTATGAAGACAATGTTCTTGGCAAAATCCCAAATGAGGTGTTCCGAAAGCTCAGCGACGACTACTTTGCCGAGCAAAAAGAAATCCAGACCGCCATCCCGAAGAATGAGGGCGAACTGGAAAAGCTGAAGGGCTCGGTGGCCAATGTCAGCGCCTTCATTGAAAAGGCGAAGCAATATACGGAAATCAATGAGCTCACCGCTGAAATACTGAACCTCTTTATTGAGCGGGTGGAGGTCGGTGAACGTGAGGGAAAATGGTCTCACACTGCCCCGCAGGAAATCAATATTTACTACAGGGACATTGGCTTGATGGACAGCGTGACCGAACAGAAAACAGAGCAGGAAGCACAGGGCGATTCACCAGAGGTCGCATAA
- a CDS encoding VOC family protein, producing MAIITPNFNFAGRCEEAVALYQKAFNAKVGCLLRYSDANKSDWNKKLTPEQENYIYHVELFIGDQRIMMCDNMDVDLVKSTALSLTVTFDTKDEVKQAYNILREDSETIYQMQSTTYSSCMVVFIDKFGFRWGLMTEQTER from the coding sequence TTGGCTATAATCACACCGAATTTTAACTTTGCAGGTCGCTGTGAAGAAGCGGTCGCACTGTATCAAAAGGCTTTTAACGCAAAGGTTGGTTGTTTATTACGATATTCCGATGCCAATAAGTCTGATTGGAATAAAAAGTTAACACCGGAACAAGAAAATTATATATATCATGTGGAGCTTTTTATCGGCGATCAAAGAATTATGATGTGCGATAATATGGATGTTGACTTGGTAAAAAGTACGGCTCTTTCACTGACTGTCACATTCGATACTAAAGATGAAGTCAAACAAGCATATAATATTTTACGAGAAGACAGCGAGACAATCTATCAAATGCAGAGCACAACATATAGTTCTTGTATGGTTGTCTTTATTGATAAATTTGGTTTTCGATGGGGATTGATGACCGAACAAACAGAACGATAA
- a CDS encoding DUF998 domain-containing protein — protein sequence MDLIIKYGWYALLIAIVGEMLIPILLAPFYKGYNHATMAISTLGNVNSPVRLPFNLWMLLAGILFLAATPAIYHAYYQVSKPLTTVSVLFIAVFAVGACIFTCFFSVNETKDMVTSSSKIHGAGSAIGFMLFLFVPLFMAILSFKTNDNITGTLSTISFMLALLFFILFIMADKPELQRTLVAKEGLWQRLNLLFMYLPLGYIAVRNIWGRI from the coding sequence ATGGATTTAATTATCAAATACGGCTGGTATGCCTTGTTGATTGCTATTGTTGGGGAAATGCTTATACCAATTCTTCTTGCACCGTTTTATAAAGGGTATAACCATGCTACAATGGCAATTAGTACATTAGGAAATGTCAATAGTCCTGTTAGGCTACCGTTCAATTTATGGATGTTACTTGCCGGAATATTGTTTTTGGCAGCTACCCCTGCGATATATCACGCCTACTATCAGGTGTCAAAGCCTTTAACCACGGTATCCGTTTTATTTATTGCAGTTTTTGCTGTGGGGGCATGTATATTTACCTGCTTTTTCAGTGTCAACGAAACAAAGGATATGGTTACCTCCTCCTCAAAAATACATGGCGCTGGTTCGGCCATTGGTTTTATGCTGTTTTTATTTGTACCTCTGTTCATGGCAATACTCTCGTTCAAAACCAACGATAACATAACAGGAACACTATCTACTATTTCCTTTATGCTTGCTCTGCTGTTCTTCATATTGTTTATCATGGCAGATAAACCAGAATTGCAGCGAACATTAGTAGCGAAAGAGGGTTTATGGCAAAGACTGAATTTGTTGTTTATGTATCTACCACTTGGATACATTGCAGTAAGAAACATTTGGGGTCGGATTTAG
- a CDS encoding cupin domain-containing protein has translation MNKFIFNDYFHEPEGKIAKRMLFKSDNVIAFVLNIAKGEILPGHTHLESTLFLQVMEGSAKVVTDGTETLLQVGELMQVDGQESLQVINIGEEVLRLYVTISPMGSEAFATDANV, from the coding sequence ATGAACAAGTTTATTTTCAATGATTATTTTCATGAGCCTGAGGGAAAAATCGCCAAGCGGATGCTTTTCAAAAGCGATAATGTAATTGCCTTTGTTCTAAACATTGCAAAAGGAGAAATACTGCCGGGACACACACATCTGGAATCAACCCTTTTCCTGCAGGTTATGGAGGGTAGTGCCAAGGTTGTCACGGACGGCACTGAAACCTTATTGCAAGTAGGCGAGTTAATGCAGGTTGACGGGCAGGAAAGCTTGCAGGTTATAAATATCGGCGAAGAGGTCCTGCGCCTTTACGTCACAATTTCACCAATGGGTTCAGAGGCCTTTGCAACAGACGCAAATGTTTAA
- a CDS encoding GNAT family N-acetyltransferase: MNEYRKILEKNISRQTALCVKYYNQIVGILLFSNNNSCLSCMAVHPLHRKKGIGSALVEKMISLLPNDVDIWVSTFREDDKLGDAPRALYRKFGFTEDELIMEYGYPNQRFVLRR, encoded by the coding sequence TTGAATGAATACAGAAAGATACTTGAAAAGAATATCTCTCGCCAGACAGCATTATGCGTAAAATATTATAATCAAATTGTAGGTATCCTGTTATTCTCGAATAATAATAGCTGCTTATCCTGTATGGCTGTTCATCCTCTGCACAGAAAAAAGGGAATTGGTTCAGCCCTTGTAGAAAAAATGATTTCGTTACTTCCAAACGATGTGGATATTTGGGTATCCACATTCAGAGAAGACGATAAATTAGGCGATGCGCCGAGAGCCCTATATCGAAAGTTTGGCTTTACAGAAGATGAACTGATTATGGAATATGGCTACCCAAACCAAAGATTTGTCCTGCGAAGATAA
- a CDS encoding AAA family ATPase: MKPLVIEMSAFGPYAEKTVIHLYEMSGQGLFLITGDTGAGKTTIFDAIAFALFGEASGLVRTADTLRSDFADASVKTYVELTFSHRNKIYTVRRNPRYNRPKKSGEGLTTENADAELKLPEGDIITGYREVTARIASILGITYMQFKQIAMIAQGEFIQLLLADSKDRGDIFRRIFNTDIFQQFQRLFKEKERELKKSCESFEQSILQYIASISYSEENWEDIKGQINALSIHDSEEILGLLNQLIQTDKEKKENMALRGGMLDKKLSACISLITEAQYINETFKKLEEAFQKKESLDKSIEEHNARKNLLNNGEKALYTVYPLEAEYQRTLKEEKDLKNDISILTDSIDKLSIELKEKQKVYEEEKNKESEREGLSSKIDRLTKSIPQYDRLALLKKEINTIKLKKEELNETLSQLKEKKQKIIEYIDKLNNDLKEMEGIEVQWANCTQKSKELNKELAGLENLKELIKKINVLKNESKDLKNKFINAQKDYDLLNNEYIEKESLFFKEQAGLLAERLKENMPCPVCGSKTHPKKAVLSFDAPKEDELKLLKKKLDDARTYMQNASEKSALKISEITVNSTQLKDLAKGHFDTIDHINSVSEMADMLQAEIAEALKEKQKNDVLALEIEKLISLKEKYKRHLIKSDEAFKSTEEEIHKSEKTYSEIALTLSSKEGELKTLKDTLEYKDKKDAEEKAKAWSLTLSHMKAFFKRSEEEYYEWKNKLEGSSAVLSEKIKRLEEVIKLKEIDFKIYINKLKECGFFDEKSYFDSKITQEKIEELKTAIENYINEVRAVNQDILRLSKETENKTKKDIKDLNTQKELLEKEKKGIEEEIHKIVARLGINEPLYHALKKAIPDYLHYQKEYLLVSSLSKTANGELAGKQKIAFEQYVQAAYFSQILIEANKRLSIMTNSRFELLRKKDSADLRSQTGLEIDVMDNYTGRIRSVKSLSGGESFKAALSLALGLSDVIQRYAGGVELDALFIDEGFGALDTESLEQAINTLAGLAEGNRLVGIISHVSELKERIDKQIIIKKNNTGSSIKLISS, encoded by the coding sequence ATGAAGCCTTTAGTAATAGAAATGAGTGCTTTTGGCCCTTATGCTGAAAAGACGGTGATTCATCTTTATGAGATGAGCGGCCAGGGGCTTTTTCTCATTACAGGAGATACAGGGGCCGGAAAGACTACCATATTCGATGCCATTGCATTTGCTCTTTTTGGGGAGGCAAGCGGCTTAGTAAGAACGGCTGATACATTACGAAGCGATTTTGCCGATGCTTCTGTTAAAACCTATGTGGAACTTACATTTTCCCACAGAAATAAGATTTATACAGTAAGAAGAAATCCAAGATACAATAGGCCTAAAAAAAGCGGAGAAGGTTTAACGACGGAAAATGCCGATGCGGAGCTTAAACTGCCTGAAGGAGATATTATTACAGGATACAGAGAAGTTACTGCAAGAATCGCAAGTATTCTGGGGATTACCTATATGCAGTTTAAGCAGATAGCAATGATTGCCCAAGGGGAGTTTATCCAGCTTCTTCTTGCAGACAGCAAGGACAGAGGGGATATTTTCAGAAGGATTTTCAATACGGATATTTTTCAGCAGTTTCAAAGGCTCTTTAAAGAAAAAGAAAGAGAACTAAAGAAAAGCTGTGAATCCTTTGAACAAAGCATTCTTCAATATATAGCTTCCATATCTTATTCTGAAGAAAACTGGGAGGATATTAAAGGCCAAATAAATGCTTTAAGTATCCATGATTCGGAAGAAATATTAGGGCTTTTAAATCAATTAATTCAAACAGATAAGGAGAAAAAAGAAAACATGGCCTTAAGGGGAGGAATGCTTGATAAAAAGCTTTCCGCCTGTATTTCACTCATAACGGAGGCCCAATATATAAACGAAACCTTCAAAAAGCTTGAGGAAGCGTTTCAAAAGAAAGAATCCCTTGATAAATCCATTGAAGAACACAATGCCCGTAAAAATCTTCTTAATAACGGGGAAAAGGCTTTATATACCGTATATCCTTTAGAAGCAGAATATCAAAGGACCTTGAAGGAAGAAAAAGATTTAAAAAATGATATTTCCATTCTCACTGACAGTATTGATAAATTATCTATTGAACTAAAGGAAAAACAAAAGGTCTATGAAGAAGAAAAGAATAAAGAATCGGAGAGGGAAGGCCTATCCTCGAAAATAGACAGGTTAACCAAAAGCATTCCCCAATATGACCGTCTGGCTCTTTTGAAAAAAGAAATAAATACTATTAAATTAAAAAAAGAAGAATTGAACGAAACTTTATCTCAGCTAAAAGAAAAAAAGCAGAAAATCATTGAATATATAGATAAGCTGAATAATGACTTAAAAGAAATGGAAGGTATAGAGGTTCAGTGGGCAAACTGTACCCAGAAATCAAAAGAGCTTAATAAAGAGCTTGCAGGTCTTGAAAACTTAAAGGAGCTTATTAAAAAAATCAATGTATTAAAAAATGAAAGTAAAGACCTGAAAAATAAGTTTATTAATGCTCAAAAGGATTATGATTTATTAAATAATGAATACATAGAAAAAGAAAGTCTATTTTTTAAGGAGCAGGCAGGACTTTTGGCCGAAAGGCTTAAAGAAAATATGCCATGCCCCGTATGCGGTTCAAAAACCCATCCTAAAAAAGCGGTATTGTCTTTTGACGCTCCCAAAGAAGATGAATTAAAGTTATTAAAAAAGAAATTAGACGATGCAAGAACTTACATGCAAAATGCAAGTGAAAAATCCGCCTTAAAAATATCGGAAATCACTGTTAATAGTACCCAGCTTAAAGACTTGGCGAAAGGTCATTTTGACACTATAGACCATATCAATTCAGTTTCAGAAATGGCCGATATGCTTCAAGCAGAAATAGCGGAAGCTCTAAAAGAAAAGCAGAAGAATGATGTCTTAGCCCTAGAGATCGAAAAATTAATTTCTTTAAAGGAAAAATATAAAAGGCATTTAATAAAATCTGATGAAGCCTTTAAATCCACAGAAGAAGAGATCCATAAGAGCGAAAAGACTTATTCGGAAATTGCTCTTACACTTTCCAGTAAAGAAGGGGAGCTTAAAACCCTGAAAGACACACTGGAATATAAGGATAAAAAAGATGCAGAAGAAAAAGCTAAAGCATGGTCTTTAACATTATCTCATATGAAGGCATTCTTTAAAAGATCGGAAGAAGAATATTATGAATGGAAAAATAAGCTTGAAGGAAGCAGTGCTGTTTTATCTGAAAAAATAAAAAGACTTGAGGAAGTAATAAAGTTAAAAGAGATAGATTTTAAAATTTATATAAATAAATTAAAGGAATGCGGATTTTTCGACGAAAAAAGCTATTTCGATTCAAAAATTACTCAGGAAAAAATAGAAGAGCTTAAAACCGCCATAGAAAATTACATTAATGAAGTTAGGGCTGTGAATCAAGATATTTTAAGGCTTTCGAAAGAAACGGAAAATAAAACAAAAAAAGATATAAAAGACCTCAATACCCAAAAAGAATTATTAGAAAAAGAAAAAAAGGGCATAGAAGAAGAGATTCATAAAATCGTTGCCCGTCTTGGGATAAACGAGCCCTTATATCATGCGCTTAAAAAAGCAATCCCCGATTATTTGCATTATCAGAAGGAATATCTTTTAGTAAGCAGTCTTTCAAAAACCGCCAACGGTGAATTGGCAGGAAAACAGAAAATCGCCTTTGAGCAATACGTTCAGGCGGCCTACTTTAGCCAAATTCTGATTGAAGCCAATAAACGGCTAAGTATTATGACCAATAGCAGGTTTGAGCTTTTAAGAAAGAAGGACTCCGCCGATCTTCGTTCTCAAACAGGATTGGAAATTGACGTAATGGATAATTACACAGGAAGGATTCGTTCCGTAAAGTCCCTGTCCGGCGGAGAATCCTTCAAGGCCGCCTTATCCCTTGCCCTGGGTCTTTCAGATGTGATTCAAAGATACGCCGGAGGCGTGGAGCTTGACGCATTATTTATAGATGAGGGTTTCGGTGCTTTAGATACGGAATCTTTGGAACAGGCCATTAATACCCTGGCAGGCCTTGCCGAAGGAAACCGCCTTGTGGGTATCATTTCCCATGTAAGCGAGCTGAAGGAAAGAATTGATAAGCAGATTATCATTAAAAAGAATAACACAGGAAGCAGCATAAAATTAATTTCGTCCTAG
- a CDS encoding exonuclease SbcCD subunit D, giving the protein MKFLHIADLHIGKRVNEFNMIEDQKYILEQLISVIESEKPKGIIIAGDVYDKSQPSGEAVELFDDFLTKLVSLAEFVFIISGNHDSPERLSFGSRILKKSGLYIAGVFDGKMNKITLKDEYGPLHVYLLPFVKPAVVRAYYDEEIESYNDAVNVIISNEKISMDERNILVAHQFVTSGGVSPERSDSENISLGGLDNVDASLFRNFDYVALGHIHRPQKIGRDEIRYAGSPLKYSFSEARHHKSVTVLEIKEKGNVKIDLIPLLPLRDLREIKGPINELIKIGKEDYKGSTDYIHATITDEDEIYDALGKLRQVYPNIMILDFDNKRSRSNISFEELSSEKIESKSPLDLFEEFYEAQNNKKLSEEEIKIIERLLEKAGGIEI; this is encoded by the coding sequence ATGAAATTTCTTCACATTGCAGATTTACATATAGGAAAAAGAGTAAATGAGTTTAATATGATAGAAGATCAGAAATATATATTGGAACAATTGATTTCAGTCATAGAGTCTGAAAAGCCGAAAGGGATTATTATAGCAGGGGACGTATATGATAAAAGCCAGCCTTCGGGAGAAGCCGTGGAGCTTTTTGATGATTTTCTTACGAAGCTTGTTTCTTTAGCAGAGTTTGTTTTTATAATCAGCGGGAATCATGATTCCCCCGAGCGGTTGAGCTTTGGAAGCAGGATACTGAAAAAGAGCGGGCTTTATATCGCAGGGGTATTCGATGGAAAAATGAATAAAATAACTCTTAAAGATGAATACGGCCCCCTTCATGTTTATTTGCTGCCTTTTGTAAAGCCTGCGGTTGTAAGAGCTTATTATGATGAAGAGATTGAATCCTATAACGATGCTGTAAATGTAATAATTTCAAATGAAAAAATATCCATGGATGAAAGAAATATTCTGGTAGCCCATCAGTTTGTTACAAGCGGAGGAGTTTCTCCTGAAAGATCGGATTCTGAAAATATCTCCCTTGGAGGGCTTGATAATGTAGATGCCTCTTTGTTTCGTAATTTTGATTATGTAGCCCTTGGCCATATTCATAGACCTCAAAAAATAGGGAGAGACGAAATAAGGTATGCAGGTTCCCCCCTCAAATATTCTTTTTCCGAGGCCCGCCATCATAAGTCTGTCACGGTTCTTGAAATAAAAGAAAAGGGGAATGTAAAAATAGACTTAATTCCGCTTTTACCCTTACGGGATTTAAGAGAAATAAAAGGTCCCATCAATGAACTCATTAAAATAGGCAAAGAAGATTATAAAGGCTCAACAGATTATATTCACGCAACCATTACCGATGAAGATGAAATTTACGACGCCTTAGGGAAGCTCCGCCAAGTTTATCCTAATATAATGATTCTGGATTTTGACAATAAAAGAAGCAGAAGCAATATTTCTTTTGAGGAACTATCTTCTGAAAAAATAGAAAGCAAAAGCCCTTTGGATTTATTTGAAGAGTTCTATGAAGCACAAAATAATAAAAAATTATCTGAAGAAGAGATTAAAATCATAGAGAGGCTTTTGGAAAAGGCAGGAGGAATTGAAATATGA
- a CDS encoding phosphotransferase: MDKSTEKMLYTEYGIQVRSLQQIPAGWSASAWKVHSDCGDYFLKVYDKHNPSTKNWVARIDSYMPVVLWLHEHTKLQKKMIAPVLARDKTFKKEDSSFLYMVFPFIEGSTICSEKLKLQQIREIAQILSELHFYGAEIPVSVNDLLETFDISFCSTLANRLGTIHTSIYLQKVLKPYITTLTQAAEVLQNLALLLQNTKMRYALCHTDIHGWNLIQSENLILIDWEGLKLAPVEADLFSFTETFFFGYAWEEFMTIYRTAHKDYQINTDIMHFYRLRRRLEDIHEFVESILFDNLTQVDMNRSLRYLKQECELLNAVL, from the coding sequence ATGGATAAAAGTACGGAAAAAATGCTTTATACTGAATATGGAATACAGGTGCGGTCTTTACAGCAAATTCCTGCAGGCTGGTCAGCATCTGCATGGAAAGTACATTCTGATTGCGGCGACTATTTTTTGAAAGTGTATGACAAGCATAACCCCTCCACAAAAAATTGGGTTGCTAGAATCGACAGTTATATGCCGGTTGTTCTGTGGTTACATGAACATACAAAACTACAAAAGAAAATGATCGCGCCGGTTCTAGCCAGAGATAAAACTTTTAAAAAAGAGGATTCATCTTTTCTATACATGGTATTTCCTTTTATCGAAGGCTCAACCATATGCAGCGAAAAATTAAAGCTTCAGCAGATACGGGAAATTGCGCAGATTCTTTCCGAATTGCATTTTTATGGTGCTGAGATACCTGTATCTGTAAATGACTTGCTCGAAACCTTTGATATTTCATTTTGTTCAACCTTGGCCAACCGGCTTGGGACAATTCATACTTCTATTTATTTGCAAAAAGTGCTAAAGCCCTATATAACAACACTTACTCAGGCGGCAGAAGTACTTCAAAATTTGGCACTCCTGCTACAAAATACTAAAATGCGGTATGCCCTGTGCCACACAGATATTCATGGCTGGAATCTGATACAATCTGAAAATCTTATCCTGATTGACTGGGAGGGATTGAAACTGGCTCCTGTAGAAGCCGACCTCTTTTCATTTACCGAAACTTTCTTCTTTGGCTACGCATGGGAAGAGTTCATGACCATTTACCGTACCGCACACAAGGATTATCAGATTAACACCGATATAATGCATTTTTACAGATTGCGGCGCAGGCTGGAAGATATCCATGAGTTTGTCGAAAGCATCCTGTTTGACAACCTCACACAGGTTGATATGAATCGATCACTTCGTTATCTAAAACAGGAATGTGAGCTGCTGAATGCTGTACTCTGA